The nucleotide window CACATACTATATTTTATTACTCCAGTCATATATCAGATCACAGAAGAATACACCAACACCAGATTGATTTATTTCTATTAGCTCATATTTGTAGTAGAACAAATAtagttaatttattttaaattacttCTAAATCTACTTTCTCCGCCATGACTGTGGAGCCTTTGGAGATCACAGCCACTGAGCTGGTCCACATCCTCCGGACCCCCCGGGACCAGTGCGCCTCAGCCGGCGGCGTGGTGCTGGACTGCCGACCTTTCCTCGACTTCTCCATGGCGCACATCCGCGAGGCCCGGAACGTGAACTGGAACTCGATGATGAGGCGCCGGTCCAAGGGCTCGGTGGTGGCTCTGGAGTGGCTCATCCCGGACAAGGCGCTCCTCGGTCGGCTGCGGCGAGGGGACTTCTCCcccgtggtggtggtggacgaGAGCAGCCGCTCTGTGGCCGAGCTGCGGGCGGAGAGCGTGGCCCAGATGCTGCTCACCGCCCTGCAGAGCGAGGTCCACACGCACATCTGCTTCCTACAAGGTAAAAACCACTTAAAAACCCACTTGAGATCTACTGTTAGTTTACTGCTGTACTAAGTGTTTATGAAGTTGACTTGACCTGGCAAGacttaaagaaataaacacgAGCCACCAATGTGTTTATAACAGGGTCAATGCACTGAGCTCACTAGTAATTAGGTTTAAGGGTGTAACAAGAGTGAAACATttcataaacaaacatcaaggataaaacaaactgttgaCTTTGCATATTTAAACTTCTTTTCCATGTTTACCCCATCTTATGGCTGGGCTAAATGGACAATATTATATCAACAGTCGATCAcgataatatatatatatatatatatatatatatatatatatataagtttcaAGGCTTATTTTagtcctgagtgaaggttgtggttttaaactcttaaacaaacacttgataaacagcaaaacactttacaaatctgaggtagacaTGTTACACCTCCTCACTCCCTAAGcattatattacaatatattggactaaattaaattgtaataattattgctattgttttattgcccagtccTATCATAATCATAGTTATAATTTTTTCTGCGTAACCCATTTTTAAAGAGTACTTAGGTGAGAGCCCGGGGCTTAGCTAATACTATGTGACCTCCATTTAGGTGGATTTGAGGGATTTTCGGAGGCCTCTCCAGAGCTGTGCTACATCTCTGCCAGCAGCCAACTTCCCTCAGTGGAGCCAGAGCCAGTAGTGACCGGCCGGAGGACGCCAGCGTACGATCAGGTGAGACAAATCCCACTTTTATAACAGTTAATACATGATGTCACGCACACAAAGATGCCAATGGATATAAAGGATGAAATGAgatcaaactgtttattctcgGTTTTTAAACTGTGGTCTTTTGAATTGCAGGGTGgtccagtggagctgctgcccTTCCTGTTCTTGGGCAGTGCCATCCACTCGTCCCGCAGAGAGACCCTGGCAGCAGCCGGCATCACGGCCGTGCTCAACGTCTCCTCCACCTGCCCCAACTTCTACGAGGGGGAGTTCGAGTACCTGCAGCTCACGGTGGAGGACACTCTGGCTGCTGACATCAGAGCCTGCTTCGCCACAGCCATTGCCTTCATTGGTGAGTCCCCCCCCACTGGGTTTAAAATGAAAGATAGCTCATCAGTCAAAGCTTTAGAAAAGTTAGCAGACCCACTAAACACAATGAATTTCAAATTTTATTAGACATTTTATCAATCTCTGGAAGAAATTTaacatattcaaaatatttCTCTAAGCAGACTGTGCAGCATAATTCATTTTGTAGCCGAGACTTAAGAACCAACAGTGTAATCATCTGACTACAAAACTGGATTATGGGGCACAAGGTGCGGAGGAGAAGTGAATTGACATTACAAAGTGTATTCTGCTGCTTGTTTGGACCATTTTACCTTAAAGTTCAGTTcaggagaagatggaggtggATGAACTAAATTTCCATTAGCACAGTGACTAATGACATTTGTCATAGACCGCCCCTTCAGTCCAGTGGTTCTAGAgctttttatgtatttcagcttgtaaaacattCTCCCTGATGTCAGTGAAACTGATGTGAAATGGAACGCAATGTGCtgatctctcttcctctttccgtCCTGCCTACAGACTCTGTGAAGCAGAGGGGTGGTCGGGTGTTTGTGCATTGCCAGGCAGGCATCTCCCGCTCTGCCACCATCTGTCTGGCCTACCTCATGCACACGCAGCGCGTGCGGCTGGACGAGGCCTTCGACTTTGTGAAGCAGCGACGTCACGTCATCTCCCCCAACCTGGCCTTCATGggacagctgctgcagtttgagaCAGACGTCCTCTGCcaaggatgaagaggaaggaaattGACATgactgtacttttacttaaatctTCTGCCTCTTGTAGGCATTGTGCTGGACTAAACATATGTACAAATATACTGTTTGTACTATCAAAGCTACTTGTGTTGCTGCCAGCACATGGCTGGTGGATCCGGATTCTTACTTCCAGCAGTTTGCAACATAAAACCCCCACTGTAATAACCACATTATGAACAATTGTGATCCTGAGCCAGCAAGGTAGAGCAGCTATGAGCTAATATCCCCTGACGTTTTGTacttaagagagagagagagagagagagagagagagagagagagagagagagagagagagagagagagagagagagagagagagagagtgtgtgtgtgtgtgtgtgtgtgtgtgtgtgtgtgtgtgtgtgtgtggtgtggtgtgtgtgtgttaccttgttTGATTTACGTGCCTGATTATTTGCAAGGTCTGTCTTATTTCCATTCTGAGAGTCATTCCTCCACAGTTACAGCCACTGTGACATCTTTATATGAGACAACACTGTGTTCACTTCATACAGCAATACTGGTTTTATTGTCTAATTTATAAAACTGCACCAACCAGAAGTGGTGTATAATCCAAGGTCTGATCATTTTTGTATCCTGAGATAAATTACTCTTACTAAGTTGTTTTTATCGTGTAAatagaatttatatttttatttattacgtCAGCATTTGTTATGACACATTATTGTCTGTTATTGCACTTTATACCAACGAGGTTAGGCTGATTCCTGCTGTTTttccactgaaataaaaacatggcggTGAGCATACtgaatctgtttttttctgtttaatactatttaattttttctgtaAAGTAGCAGCCAGCTCACGGTCTGTGACACTTGACTCGAGACAGCCAAAGTGATCTCAGACCAGTCGTTCCTGAGTGTGTTGCTGTCTTTTCGTGGGTGAACATTAAACACTGACCTCGCTGCACTTAATTCACTCTTGCTGAATCAGGGGGAATTAAACCGGTGCATTGCTGAGTATTTTGGAGGATTATCTGCAGAGAATGGGTTTTACAGTCTGACGGCCTTTTGACCTCAACAACCACTGACACACATAACACTTCCACTTACTCAAGTGGAGAGAACAACTTTGCACATTTGACAGAGagaattagtttttaaaaagcactcGACAAAGAGAGAAAGGTCACAGAGGCTATATTTGATCAGGAAGTTTGGAAAGTCCGTTCCTTATCACAAATTGATTTGTGGTCATGATACAGTATCGTGATCTGCACatcaattaaaatgtcatcGGGTAGCTTTGGTTTCCCAAGGTGATCAAATGCTGGTTCCTCATTTTGTTGGATTGATTTACCGGTTTGACATCCACACTGAGctacattttaacatgtcaaCCCCCCAGGCTTGCATATGTTATGAGAAttacacacacagcctcatgtCATTGTGGGTAAAAGTCACTTTTCCAGAAATTGAGTTTCACCACAATACacaactgaactttgaacatcGAGCTGTTATATCatcagttgtttttatattgaacaAAATGTAGTTGACTCCAAACTCAACCATCTCAAATGACTAAGAACCAGCACTAGTGAATTAAAGGTCAAATGTCACCACCACCTTATCCTCTGATGTCACTGACACTTAAATAATCCACTCCCTCTTGGAAATATCTATTGCCCagcatgttttgttttgcttttgattACGAGTTTGTTTCCATTTGTGCTTGTTCCTGTTTGTGAACTGTCAAACTTTTATAGATTTTGAAAAGTAACAGTCTCTGTAGACTGCTGGAAAATAACTGCAAAGAAGTACATTTTACTCAACTACAGTTTTGATCTATTTGCACTTGAGTAACATTAACTTTTCAGACTAAGATGTTACACTAAAGCCACAAGCctaaaaaacacactgcattGTTAATGATTAAACAAGTGATTGGCACATGACCTATTTATAAAAAAGCTTTCTTCTATTTGTTGCATGTCAGATGTGTTTTGATAGAAGGCAAATTTCTCATATACATTTCCCAGATGGTTTTACAGTTATCCAGTATTTCACAAAAAGgcaaaggttaaaaaaaagtctgaaacGCTGACACACATTTGTGAAGCCAGACTTTATATATCACCCCCTGGAGGCAGCTCTAACCTTAGGATGGGCCCCAATGGACTTAATGTATACAACTGAATAACTTATGGTTAGCTCAACTACTAGAATAAACTCCTGCTTAAGCTTAAATGCAACAGCATTAAcaatcttatatatatatatatatatagtcacaCATTAGTCACAAGCAATTTTTCTGaagtactttgacttttaataCTTGACTTTTACATTAAGGAGTATTGTGAATACAGGAGATTCACTTGTTATGTTGTATTTCATTATTGTTGTACAAGTATGTTTACTTAGGttaagaataaaagaaaagattattgTCATCATGGTAGTCATCACCAAAAACATTGTCTGTAGATGAATTTATAATAAGACAGGGCCCTCTGCTGACAACTTTTGAAATTACTAGAAAACAAGAGGATTCAGAATCATCCAGCAGATGACACCAGCAGACCGTTTATTACCTGATGAAGCTCTTTTATTATCAAGATAACACAGggaagtgacacacacacacacacacacacacacacacacacacacacacatttctgtctgttctgtttccGAACACGTGATTGTCCATCAACACACTGAAAAGATTTTACTGTCCCTTCACTCGATCACTGACCTCCGGAGGCAGACTTTtacacctctctgtctcttgacTCTCATCTCCTTCTCATGTTATGCCTCCTCACTGAGTCAGGCCCCTTAATGAAACCGTTATTCACACTCAGTGTCCACATTAAACCACTGTCAGGCTCTGTCATATTACATTAGGCTGTGCCAACACCTACCAATGGTgcgtctgcttgtgtgtgtttgctctctttCTTTATGCACAAAAAGAGGAGCACGGGAGATTAGGGATTTGCACAGGGATCGCACTTTTGTTAGTTGTGGGGATTTAAACTATTTGCTATTCACAGTTGAAGACCACGTCACTCACACAAGAAAGGCAGTTTGGAAAACACCGCTAACAGATTACATGAATGCAATATGTATGATATTATTAGCTGGAGAATTACAGTGTGGAGGAACAACACACAGTCGCTGTGgcctgcaggcacacacacaaacagaagttgTCATCATTACAAAAGCAGTTGGGTAAATTACTGTTTGACCATCTGGGAGCGCTCTCTGTAATTGTTTGCaggatgcacacacatacacaaacctTTTTAATGCCATACTTCTGAGGAATGTCACTGGtataattgttttctttgttcttttacGGGTTTTCTTTATTGTGATTGGAAAGtcgacagagagacacacatatAAGAGAGTTAGAGAAATAGATGTATGGGGGAcaacatgcagcaaagggcaCAAACTGGAATCGAACCTGGGACACTTCAGTAAGGACTTAATCATGTATGTTTACCAAAGCACCACATAAAATCCATCGCAGTGGAAGGCGTTGCAGGAATATGAATCGATGGGAAatatgctatatatatatttttctttcctttctcccaATCTTTGTGATTAAATAGTACTTATGTTTCTCTAGGCCTCTAAAAACTTTCAACACAATCAGTCTGAGAAGAGAAAACCACCAGATGGTTGGTCTGCTCGCAAATTATGGTATA belongs to Hippoglossus stenolepis isolate QCI-W04-F060 chromosome 9, HSTE1.2, whole genome shotgun sequence and includes:
- the dusp2 gene encoding dual specificity protein phosphatase 2, producing MTVEPLEITATELVHILRTPRDQCASAGGVVLDCRPFLDFSMAHIREARNVNWNSMMRRRSKGSVVALEWLIPDKALLGRLRRGDFSPVVVVDESSRSVAELRAESVAQMLLTALQSEVHTHICFLQGGFEGFSEASPELCYISASSQLPSVEPEPVVTGRRTPAYDQGGPVELLPFLFLGSAIHSSRRETLAAAGITAVLNVSSTCPNFYEGEFEYLQLTVEDTLAADIRACFATAIAFIDSVKQRGGRVFVHCQAGISRSATICLAYLMHTQRVRLDEAFDFVKQRRHVISPNLAFMGQLLQFETDVLCQG